In Rouxiella sp. WC2420, the following proteins share a genomic window:
- a CDS encoding amino acid ABC transporter ATP-binding protein: MPLITINQVQKYYGQNHVLKGVDLDIEGGEVICIIGRSGSGKSTLLRCMNGLEAYQDGSIKLGGMTISSRDSQAREISRSVGMVFQNFNLFPHMTALENVMLAPRRVLGKSAAECRELAIQMLTKVGLADRVDYYPANLSGGQQQRVAIARALAMNPKVLLCDEITSALDPELVGEVLKVLEQLAAEGMTLVLVTHEMNFAREVGDRVVFMHQGTVWEQGESRALFANPQTPEFKQFIASVRGLNEATS; encoded by the coding sequence ATGCCGCTGATCACTATAAATCAGGTTCAAAAATATTACGGTCAGAACCATGTACTGAAAGGCGTGGATCTGGATATCGAAGGCGGTGAGGTGATTTGCATCATTGGCCGCAGTGGCTCGGGTAAAAGTACGCTGCTGCGCTGCATGAACGGCCTCGAAGCCTATCAGGACGGCAGCATTAAACTCGGCGGCATGACTATCTCCAGTCGCGATTCACAGGCGCGTGAAATCAGCCGTTCGGTGGGTATGGTATTCCAGAACTTCAACCTGTTCCCGCACATGACTGCGCTGGAAAACGTCATGCTGGCGCCGCGCCGGGTGCTGGGTAAAAGCGCCGCCGAATGCCGCGAGCTGGCGATTCAGATGCTGACCAAGGTCGGGCTTGCCGATCGCGTGGATTATTATCCGGCTAATCTGTCCGGCGGCCAGCAGCAGCGCGTCGCCATTGCCCGCGCGCTGGCGATGAATCCCAAAGTTTTACTGTGTGATGAAATTACCTCCGCGCTCGATCCCGAGCTGGTGGGGGAAGTCTTGAAAGTGTTGGAGCAGCTGGCGGCAGAAGGTATGACGCTGGTGCTGGTAACACACGAAATGAATTTTGCCCGCGAAGTCGGGGACCGCGTGGTGTTTATGCATCAGGGCACCGTCTGGGAGCAGGGCGAAAGTCGGGCGCTGTTTGCCAATCCGCAAACTCCCGAATTTAAACAGTTTATTGCGTCGGTGCGTGGCCTGAACGAAGCCACCTCCTAA
- a CDS encoding amino acid ABC transporter permease, whose product MTFTDWDILRNLLLAARWTIMLSLVAFIGGTVVTIPLILMRLTRRRWLVNVVRVYVEVFQGTPLLMQLFLAFFGLGLFGINVSPWTAAAFALTFYSSAYLVDIWSGSIDALPKGQWEACRCLGLSFGQTLWRVIAPQALRIAIAPTVGFLVQVIKGTALASIIGFVELTKAGTMLNNVTYEPFKVFGLVACGYFLMCYPLSLYSHYLERTLLGDKK is encoded by the coding sequence ATGACCTTTACCGACTGGGACATTCTGCGCAACCTGCTGCTCGCGGCGCGCTGGACTATTATGCTGTCGCTGGTGGCGTTTATTGGCGGCACGGTGGTGACTATTCCACTCATTTTGATGCGCCTGACGCGCCGCCGCTGGCTGGTCAATGTCGTGCGTGTCTATGTTGAAGTTTTTCAGGGCACACCGCTGCTGATGCAGCTGTTTCTGGCGTTCTTCGGACTGGGCCTGTTTGGCATCAACGTCAGCCCGTGGACTGCCGCCGCCTTTGCCTTGACCTTTTATTCCAGCGCGTATCTGGTCGATATCTGGTCCGGCAGTATTGATGCTTTGCCAAAAGGACAGTGGGAAGCGTGCCGCTGCCTTGGTCTGAGTTTTGGTCAAACTCTGTGGCGAGTGATTGCTCCACAGGCGCTGCGCATCGCCATCGCGCCGACGGTGGGATTTTTGGTACAGGTCATCAAGGGTACCGCGCTGGCGTCGATTATCGGTTTTGTCGAGCTGACCAAGGCCGGAACCATGCTTAACAACGTGACCTACGAGCCGTTTAAAGTCTTTGGATTAGTCGCCTGCGGCTATTTCCTGATGTGTTATCCACTCTCTCTTTACAGCCACTATCTGGAAAGAACATTGCTTGGAGATAAAAAGTAA
- a CDS encoding amino acid ABC transporter permease — protein MTYQLNFTALWPYLPQLLAGLWTTIELTFMATIGGIAIGILGAAIRCGNKVALRRAWGVYVEAIRNTPFVVQLFFIVFGLPTLGLKMTAGEAALLAMLINLGAYSTEIIRAGIQATPKGQWEAGRVLGLTRSQTFFRVILPPSLKRIYPALVSQCIIVMLGSSVVSQVSYQELTFVASLIQSRTFLSFETYFVCTLFYLALSIAMRQLLLLVGRRFFGSYS, from the coding sequence ATGACGTATCAGCTTAATTTCACAGCATTATGGCCCTATCTGCCACAGCTTTTGGCCGGTTTATGGACCACCATCGAGCTGACATTCATGGCGACTATCGGTGGTATTGCCATCGGTATCCTTGGCGCGGCGATTCGCTGCGGTAACAAGGTCGCACTGCGACGCGCGTGGGGCGTATATGTGGAAGCTATCCGCAACACGCCTTTCGTGGTGCAGCTATTCTTTATCGTGTTTGGTTTACCGACTCTGGGTCTGAAAATGACCGCCGGTGAGGCTGCGTTGCTGGCAATGCTGATTAACCTCGGCGCATACAGCACCGAGATTATCCGCGCCGGTATTCAGGCAACGCCAAAAGGGCAGTGGGAGGCCGGGCGCGTGCTGGGCCTGACCCGCAGCCAGACTTTCTTTCGGGTAATTTTGCCGCCGTCGTTGAAACGTATTTATCCGGCGCTGGTGAGCCAGTGCATTATCGTGATGCTCGGATCGTCGGTGGTGTCGCAGGTGTCGTATCAGGAGCTGACCTTTGTTGCCAGCCTGATCCAGTCGCGCACTTTCCTGAGTTTCGAGACTTATTTCGTCTGTACGCTGTTTTATCTGGCTCTGTCGATTGCCATGCGTCAGCTGTTATTGCTCGTCGGACGCCGCTTCTTTGGGAGTTACAGCTGA